A region from the Caloramator mitchellensis genome encodes:
- a CDS encoding ABC transporter permease — MLMAVRRHLKLILVYMKYNLKSSMEYKASFLIQIFGMILNNGSFLIFWWVIYKNVNKIGGYGFSDVIILWGLASSSFGLTYILFGNLRELSEFIISGRLDSYLIQPVDVVLNAAASKMEVSAWGDLAYGYILLFLSGRYSLIDFILFTLFTITGAIIYFSMLLILNSLAFYFGNVDSTKRAVDSFFISFSTYPEGILNKYFKFIFYSVVPVGFSIYLPVSIFKSFSLKDTIIVIISAIVFLALSYKTFYAGLKRYESANLLEAKI; from the coding sequence ATGTTAATGGCGGTTAGAAGGCATTTAAAATTGATATTAGTATATATGAAATATAATTTAAAGAGCAGCATGGAATATAAGGCTAGTTTTTTAATTCAGATTTTTGGAATGATTTTAAATAATGGCTCATTTTTGATATTCTGGTGGGTTATTTATAAAAATGTCAATAAGATAGGTGGTTATGGATTTTCAGATGTTATTATTCTATGGGGGCTTGCATCTTCAAGTTTTGGGCTTACCTATATATTGTTTGGCAACTTAAGAGAACTATCAGAATTCATTATTTCTGGAAGGCTTGATAGCTACTTGATTCAGCCTGTGGATGTAGTTTTAAATGCTGCAGCATCAAAGATGGAGGTTTCTGCTTGGGGTGATTTGGCATATGGGTATATTCTATTGTTTTTATCTGGAAGATATTCACTAATCGATTTTATACTTTTTACTTTATTCACTATAACAGGAGCAATAATTTATTTTTCTATGCTTCTTATTCTAAACTCACTCGCTTTTTATTTTGGAAATGTAGACAGCACCAAAAGGGCTGTAGATTCGTTTTTTATTTCCTTTTCAACCTATCCAGAGGGAATACTCAACAAGTATTTTAAATTTATATTTTACTCTGTGGTTCCTGTAGGTTTTTCAATATACCTGCCAGTTAGCATTTTCAAAAGTTTTAGTTTAAAAGATACTATAATTGTTATAATTTCGGCGATAGTTTTCCTAGCTTTATCTTATAAGACATTTTATGCCGGACTAAAAAGGTATGAATCAGCTAATCTTTTAGAAGCAAAAATATAA
- a CDS encoding DUF6954 family protein — protein MKKFLINIAFLALILIITFFGLGPVLFADGSKVERTLTFVFVLILYVLVISLYNKLLHYINR, from the coding sequence ATGAAAAAATTTCTTATAAATATAGCTTTCTTAGCATTAATTCTTATCATTACTTTTTTTGGTTTAGGACCTGTATTGTTTGCCGACGGTTCTAAGGTAGAAAGAACATTAACCTTTGTTTTTGTTCTAATTTTATATGTTTTAGTAATTTCTTTGTATAATAAATTATTGCACTATATAAATAGATAG